A genomic window from Physeter macrocephalus isolate SW-GA unplaced genomic scaffold, ASM283717v5 random_371, whole genome shotgun sequence includes:
- the ECSCR gene encoding endothelial cell-specific chemotaxis regulator isoform X2, whose amino-acid sequence MGSVGETQLCWAILGFLLLQGHNSQPATTSPQGNFSSHSPTTEPTCPQTGDGPSAEPNYSRPLSSTGIPDTSHNVTSELPTMSLRTREDSTILPSPTSETVLTVAAFGVISFIAILVVVVIVLVSVVSLRFKCRKNKESEDPQKPGSSGLSESCSTANGEKDSITLISMKNINMNNSKGCPAAEKVL is encoded by the exons ATGGGGAGCGTCGGAGAAACGCAGCTGTGCTGGGCCATCCTGGGCTTCCTCCTGCTTCAAG GCCACAACTCCCAGCCCGCGACAACTAGCCCTCAGG GAAACTTCAGCAGTCATAGTCCAACCACAGAGCCAACTTGCCCCCAGACAG GAGACGGTCCTTCTGCAGAGCCCAACTACTCAAGGCCTCTGTCCAGCACCGGCATCCCAG ACACCTCTCACAATGTTACGTCCGAATTACCCACCATGAGTCTGAGGACGAGAGAAGACTCGACCATCCTGCCCAGCCCCACGTCAGAGACGGTGCTCACTGTGGCTGCATTCg GTGTTATCAGCTTCATTGCCATCCTGGTGGTTGTGGTGATCGTCCTGGTCAGTGTGGTCAGTCTAAGGTTTAAGTGTCGGAAGAACAAGGAGTCTGAAG ATCCCCAGAAACCTGGGAGTTCGGGGCTCTCTGAAAG ctgctccacagccaATGGAGAGAAAGACAGCATCACCCTCATCTCCATGAAGAACATCAACATGAATAACAGCAAAGGATGCCCCGCAGCAGAGAAG GTTCTTTAA
- the ECSCR gene encoding endothelial cell-specific chemotaxis regulator isoform X5: MGSVGETQLCWAILGFLLLQGHNSQPATTSPQGDGPSAEPNYSRPLSSTGIPDTSHNVTSELPTMSLRTREDSTILPSPTSETVLTVAAFGVISFIAILVVVVIVLVSVVSLRFKCRKNKESEDPQKPGSSGLSESCSTANGEKDSITLISMKNINMNNSKGCPAAEKVL; the protein is encoded by the exons ATGGGGAGCGTCGGAGAAACGCAGCTGTGCTGGGCCATCCTGGGCTTCCTCCTGCTTCAAG GCCACAACTCCCAGCCCGCGACAACTAGCCCTCAGG GAGACGGTCCTTCTGCAGAGCCCAACTACTCAAGGCCTCTGTCCAGCACCGGCATCCCAG ACACCTCTCACAATGTTACGTCCGAATTACCCACCATGAGTCTGAGGACGAGAGAAGACTCGACCATCCTGCCCAGCCCCACGTCAGAGACGGTGCTCACTGTGGCTGCATTCg GTGTTATCAGCTTCATTGCCATCCTGGTGGTTGTGGTGATCGTCCTGGTCAGTGTGGTCAGTCTAAGGTTTAAGTGTCGGAAGAACAAGGAGTCTGAAG ATCCCCAGAAACCTGGGAGTTCGGGGCTCTCTGAAAG ctgctccacagccaATGGAGAGAAAGACAGCATCACCCTCATCTCCATGAAGAACATCAACATGAATAACAGCAAAGGATGCCCCGCAGCAGAGAAG GTTCTTTAA
- the ECSCR gene encoding endothelial cell-specific chemotaxis regulator isoform X4 has product MGSVGETQLCWAILGFLLLQGDGPSAEPNYSRPLSSTGIPGTGVPSSGKSSDSTSRDTSHNVTSELPTMSLRTREDSTILPSPTSETVLTVAAFGVISFIAILVVVVIVLVSVVSLRFKCRKNKESEDPQKPGSSGLSESCSTANGEKDSITLISMKNINMNNSKGCPAAEKVL; this is encoded by the exons ATGGGGAGCGTCGGAGAAACGCAGCTGTGCTGGGCCATCCTGGGCTTCCTCCTGCTTCAAG GAGACGGTCCTTCTGCAGAGCCCAACTACTCAAGGCCTCTGTCCAGCACCGGCATCCCAG GCACAGGTGTCCCAAGCAGCGGCAAGAGCAGTGACAGTACAAGCAGAG ACACCTCTCACAATGTTACGTCCGAATTACCCACCATGAGTCTGAGGACGAGAGAAGACTCGACCATCCTGCCCAGCCCCACGTCAGAGACGGTGCTCACTGTGGCTGCATTCg GTGTTATCAGCTTCATTGCCATCCTGGTGGTTGTGGTGATCGTCCTGGTCAGTGTGGTCAGTCTAAGGTTTAAGTGTCGGAAGAACAAGGAGTCTGAAG ATCCCCAGAAACCTGGGAGTTCGGGGCTCTCTGAAAG ctgctccacagccaATGGAGAGAAAGACAGCATCACCCTCATCTCCATGAAGAACATCAACATGAATAACAGCAAAGGATGCCCCGCAGCAGAGAAG GTTCTTTAA
- the ECSCR gene encoding endothelial cell-specific chemotaxis regulator isoform X3, which translates to MGSVGETQLCWAILGFLLLQGHNSQPATTSPQGDGPSAEPNYSRPLSSTGIPGTGVPSSGKSSDSTSRDTSHNVTSELPTMSLRTREDSTILPSPTSETVLTVAAFGVISFIAILVVVVIVLVSVVSLRFKCRKNKESEDPQKPGSSGLSESCSTANGEKDSITLISMKNINMNNSKGCPAAEKVL; encoded by the exons ATGGGGAGCGTCGGAGAAACGCAGCTGTGCTGGGCCATCCTGGGCTTCCTCCTGCTTCAAG GCCACAACTCCCAGCCCGCGACAACTAGCCCTCAGG GAGACGGTCCTTCTGCAGAGCCCAACTACTCAAGGCCTCTGTCCAGCACCGGCATCCCAG GCACAGGTGTCCCAAGCAGCGGCAAGAGCAGTGACAGTACAAGCAGAG ACACCTCTCACAATGTTACGTCCGAATTACCCACCATGAGTCTGAGGACGAGAGAAGACTCGACCATCCTGCCCAGCCCCACGTCAGAGACGGTGCTCACTGTGGCTGCATTCg GTGTTATCAGCTTCATTGCCATCCTGGTGGTTGTGGTGATCGTCCTGGTCAGTGTGGTCAGTCTAAGGTTTAAGTGTCGGAAGAACAAGGAGTCTGAAG ATCCCCAGAAACCTGGGAGTTCGGGGCTCTCTGAAAG ctgctccacagccaATGGAGAGAAAGACAGCATCACCCTCATCTCCATGAAGAACATCAACATGAATAACAGCAAAGGATGCCCCGCAGCAGAGAAG GTTCTTTAA
- the ECSCR gene encoding endothelial cell-specific chemotaxis regulator isoform X1, with translation MGSVGETQLCWAILGFLLLQGNFSSHSPTTEPTCPQTGDGPSAEPNYSRPLSSTGIPGTGVPSSGKSSDSTSRDTSHNVTSELPTMSLRTREDSTILPSPTSETVLTVAAFGVISFIAILVVVVIVLVSVVSLRFKCRKNKESEDPQKPGSSGLSESCSTANGEKDSITLISMKNINMNNSKGCPAAEKVL, from the exons ATGGGGAGCGTCGGAGAAACGCAGCTGTGCTGGGCCATCCTGGGCTTCCTCCTGCTTCAAG GAAACTTCAGCAGTCATAGTCCAACCACAGAGCCAACTTGCCCCCAGACAG GAGACGGTCCTTCTGCAGAGCCCAACTACTCAAGGCCTCTGTCCAGCACCGGCATCCCAG GCACAGGTGTCCCAAGCAGCGGCAAGAGCAGTGACAGTACAAGCAGAG ACACCTCTCACAATGTTACGTCCGAATTACCCACCATGAGTCTGAGGACGAGAGAAGACTCGACCATCCTGCCCAGCCCCACGTCAGAGACGGTGCTCACTGTGGCTGCATTCg GTGTTATCAGCTTCATTGCCATCCTGGTGGTTGTGGTGATCGTCCTGGTCAGTGTGGTCAGTCTAAGGTTTAAGTGTCGGAAGAACAAGGAGTCTGAAG ATCCCCAGAAACCTGGGAGTTCGGGGCTCTCTGAAAG ctgctccacagccaATGGAGAGAAAGACAGCATCACCCTCATCTCCATGAAGAACATCAACATGAATAACAGCAAAGGATGCCCCGCAGCAGAGAAG GTTCTTTAA
- the ECSCR gene encoding endothelial cell-specific chemotaxis regulator isoform X6 yields the protein MGSVGETQLCWAILGFLLLQGHNSQPATTSPQGNFSSHSPTTEPTCPQTGDGPSAEPNYSRPLSSTGIPGTGVPSSGKSSDSTSRDTSHNVTSELPTMSLRTREDSTILPSPTSETVLTVAAFGVISFIAILVVVVIVLVSVVSLRFKCRKNKESEDPQKPGSSGLSESCSTANGEKDSITLISMKNINMNNSKGCPAAEKVL from the exons ATGGGGAGCGTCGGAGAAACGCAGCTGTGCTGGGCCATCCTGGGCTTCCTCCTGCTTCAAG GCCACAACTCCCAGCCCGCGACAACTAGCCCTCAGG GAAACTTCAGCAGTCATAGTCCAACCACAGAGCCAACTTGCCCCCAGACAG GAGACGGTCCTTCTGCAGAGCCCAACTACTCAAGGCCTCTGTCCAGCACCGGCATCCCAG GCACAGGTGTCCCAAGCAGCGGCAAGAGCAGTGACAGTACAAGCAGAG ACACCTCTCACAATGTTACGTCCGAATTACCCACCATGAGTCTGAGGACGAGAGAAGACTCGACCATCCTGCCCAGCCCCACGTCAGAGACGGTGCTCACTGTGGCTGCATTCg GTGTTATCAGCTTCATTGCCATCCTGGTGGTTGTGGTGATCGTCCTGGTCAGTGTGGTCAGTCTAAGGTTTAAGTGTCGGAAGAACAAGGAGTCTGAAG ATCCCCAGAAACCTGGGAGTTCGGGGCTCTCTGAAAG ctgctccacagccaATGGAGAGAAAGACAGCATCACCCTCATCTCCATGAAGAACATCAACATGAATAACAGCAAAGGATGCCCCGCAGCAGAGAAG GTTCTTTAA